A section of the Paenibacillus odorifer genome encodes:
- a CDS encoding ATP-binding cassette domain-containing protein, with product MVYQLKNLSVNYADHVALHNINCTIPEGKWISIIGPTGAGKSTFVKVLKGLIPTVKGDYWINQQPASRDAKGRLKVVPELGFVFQYPEHQLFETTVYKELAFALNQQGASRQQITEAIETILPQVGLPEGILPLNPFQLSGGEKRRVAIASVLMTNPKLLILDEPTAGLDPASQVSLLKLLKEWQQQDNHTILFVSHQMDDVAEYSDEVIVFHEGQLKGHHDIRTLFLEKEELLLELGLSLPEPVQLLKLMEELSDQKIEVASCKEQDILEAILPIWHSRGQEHG from the coding sequence ATGGTCTACCAATTAAAAAATCTAAGTGTGAACTATGCCGATCATGTGGCTTTGCACAATATAAACTGCACTATTCCTGAGGGCAAATGGATTTCTATTATCGGTCCAACAGGCGCAGGAAAGTCTACCTTTGTCAAAGTGCTGAAGGGCTTGATTCCCACCGTAAAAGGAGACTATTGGATTAATCAGCAGCCTGCCAGCAGAGATGCCAAAGGGCGCTTAAAGGTTGTCCCTGAGTTGGGTTTCGTTTTTCAATATCCTGAGCATCAGCTATTCGAAACAACGGTGTATAAGGAGCTTGCTTTTGCTCTGAATCAACAGGGCGCTTCACGTCAGCAAATTACAGAGGCGATTGAAACGATTTTGCCACAAGTGGGTTTGCCTGAGGGAATTCTCCCCTTAAATCCATTCCAGTTAAGCGGTGGTGAAAAGCGCCGTGTAGCTATTGCCTCTGTACTGATGACAAATCCGAAGCTGCTGATTTTGGATGAACCGACAGCGGGTCTCGATCCTGCTAGCCAAGTGTCTTTGCTGAAGCTACTAAAGGAATGGCAGCAACAAGACAATCACACGATCCTCTTCGTTTCGCATCAGATGGATGATGTTGCCGAATACTCGGATGAGGTCATTGTTTTTCATGAAGGTCAGTTAAAAGGGCATCATGATATCAGAACATTATTTCTGGAAAAGGAAGAATTACTGCTGGAACTTGGACTATCCTTGCCTGAACCCGTACAGCTCTTGAAGCTAATGGAGGAATTATCTGACCAGAAGATTGAAGTTGCCAGCTGTAAAGAGCAGGATATCCTCGAAGCGATTTTGCCGATTTGGCATTCGAGGGGGCAAGAGCATGGCTGA
- a CDS encoding energy-coupling factor transporter transmembrane component T family protein, whose protein sequence is MADSVLVGQYVETHSIFHRLDPRTKLVSIVILMLSFMMLGTGISYVVATFFVLGMLLLSKVPVHFFWRGLRPVLFILLFTFVYNAVFTKGTVLWSWFFIEVTEEGLRIGLRFVWRIILLILLASVLTLTTKPLDLAYGLEKLLAPLSKLEVPVEQFSLMIVIAIRFIPTLKEELDRIFLAQKARGYDLTVLSLPKRIYAYIPIIIPLLFTTIQRAEQLSYAIDARAYGNGKGRTSFKRLQFQQIDYLAGGVALLFAVILLCLKIGKV, encoded by the coding sequence ATGGCTGATTCCGTATTAGTCGGTCAATATGTGGAGACACATTCGATTTTTCATCGTTTAGATCCTCGTACAAAGCTTGTAAGTATCGTGATACTCATGCTTAGCTTTATGATGCTTGGAACGGGGATTAGTTATGTTGTTGCAACCTTTTTTGTACTGGGAATGTTGTTACTGTCGAAAGTTCCTGTGCATTTTTTTTGGCGAGGGCTGCGGCCGGTATTATTTATTTTATTGTTTACTTTTGTTTACAATGCCGTGTTCACCAAAGGGACGGTTCTCTGGTCATGGTTTTTTATCGAGGTGACTGAAGAGGGACTGCGAATAGGATTACGTTTTGTATGGCGTATTATATTGCTCATCTTGTTAGCCTCAGTTCTAACCTTAACTACTAAGCCGCTGGACTTAGCTTATGGTCTGGAAAAGCTGCTTGCCCCTCTATCCAAATTGGAGGTACCCGTAGAACAGTTCTCTTTAATGATAGTGATTGCGATCCGTTTTATCCCTACCCTCAAGGAGGAGCTTGATCGTATCTTTCTCGCACAAAAGGCTAGAGGTTATGATCTTACAGTATTGTCACTGCCTAAACGGATATACGCGTACATTCCGATCATTATTCCTCTGCTCTTCACAACGATTCAACGTGCTGAACAGCTGAGCTATGCAATTGATGCGCGTGCTTATGGTAATGGTAAAGGAAGGACTTCTTTTAAAAGACTGCAATTTCAGCAGATAGATTATCTGGCAGGGGGAGTTGCCCTTTTATTTGCCGTGATTCTGCTTTGCTTAAAGATAGGAAAGGTGTAG